One Halorientalis litorea DNA segment encodes these proteins:
- a CDS encoding 3-hydroxyacyl-CoA dehydrogenase, whose protein sequence is MVVDIDDIDTVAVIGAGEMGRGIGAVAALAGYETAVNDIDEDQLADAREQVEWSYDKTVENGAATREEVEAARDRLTFTTDFDAAVGDADFVTEAAVEQQAVKEDIFADLDETAPEEAILATNTSGLNITQLAESTDRPAQVIGTHWFNPPMLMELVEVIMTEHAPESVGDTGEALIESFGKTPIRCKIDIPSFIVNRLMRPYGEAPAWMVYRGEYSITELDSAMKYKEGFPMGPFELADYTGGIQIRVEGEGDHLEDDRPMAYDTEVCPLLHQLYEKGRYGRKADAGYYEYDERDEPQIPVDAGQGVDTLEVWAPIVNEAAKMVQNDVATVEDVDTGARLGGNWPMGPLEKADEVGADAVLQTLTDVASRQNDTNKLAENLPCDLLVEKATTGETFY, encoded by the coding sequence ATGGTCGTGGATATCGACGACATCGACACGGTGGCAGTCATCGGCGCGGGTGAGATGGGACGCGGCATCGGTGCCGTCGCCGCGCTCGCGGGCTACGAGACGGCGGTCAACGACATCGACGAGGACCAACTCGCCGACGCCAGAGAGCAGGTCGAGTGGTCCTACGACAAGACCGTCGAGAACGGTGCGGCGACACGGGAGGAAGTCGAGGCCGCCCGCGACCGCCTCACCTTCACCACCGACTTCGACGCCGCCGTCGGGGACGCCGACTTCGTGACGGAGGCGGCCGTCGAACAGCAGGCCGTCAAGGAGGATATTTTCGCGGACCTCGACGAGACGGCCCCCGAGGAGGCAATTCTCGCCACCAACACCTCCGGGCTGAACATCACGCAACTGGCCGAGTCGACCGACCGCCCCGCACAGGTCATCGGCACCCACTGGTTCAACCCGCCGATGCTGATGGAACTGGTGGAGGTCATCATGACCGAACACGCGCCCGAGAGTGTCGGCGACACCGGCGAGGCCCTCATCGAGTCGTTCGGGAAGACGCCCATCCGGTGCAAAATCGACATCCCTTCGTTCATCGTCAACCGGCTGATGCGACCCTACGGCGAAGCTCCGGCGTGGATGGTCTACCGCGGCGAGTACTCCATCACGGAACTGGACTCGGCGATGAAGTACAAGGAAGGGTTCCCGATGGGGCCGTTCGAGTTGGCCGACTACACCGGCGGCATCCAGATTCGCGTCGAGGGCGAAGGGGACCACCTCGAAGACGACCGGCCGATGGCCTACGACACCGAGGTCTGCCCCCTGCTCCACCAACTCTACGAGAAGGGTCGCTACGGCCGGAAGGCCGACGCCGGGTACTACGAGTACGACGAACGCGACGAGCCACAGATTCCGGTCGACGCCGGACAGGGCGTCGACACGCTGGAGGTGTGGGCACCCATCGTCAACGAGGCGGCCAAGATGGTGCAAAACGACGTGGCGACCGTCGAAGATGTCGACACCGGCGCGCGTCTCGGCGGCAACTGGCCGATGGGACCGCTGGAGAAGGCCGACGAAGTGGGCGCGGATGCGGTGCTACAGACGCTGACCGACGTGGCCAGCAGGCAGAACGACACGAACAAACTCGCGGAGAACCTCCCGTGTGACCTCCTCGTCGAGAAGGCCACGACGGGCGAGACGTTCTACTGA
- a CDS encoding sodium:calcium antiporter, which yields MVLGGVVPDTPLANVAVIVVATAFVWVGSGWLESAAENLSRHYGLPAVVQGSLVVAVGSSFPELASVVFTALAGVFDMGVGAIVGSAIFNVLVIPALAGIMTDDAVEANRTLVYKEAQFYMIAVSALLITFALAVIYFPTEGESLRGTITRPLALIPVLLYGLYVFIQWQDVSDYESDDVGTVDVRREWLKLLGGLAVILVAVEQLVGAVESLTGTFGIPVFLAGAVVVAAATSLPDTLISVRAARTGKSVTSLGNVLGSNTFDLLVAVPVGVLIAGSVAVDFAVAAPMMGVLTVATILLFTVLRTDLSMSSAESYVLLAAYAVFVAWVGAEAAGLTSVLRGG from the coding sequence ATGGTACTCGGTGGTGTCGTGCCGGACACGCCGCTGGCGAACGTCGCCGTCATCGTCGTCGCGACGGCGTTCGTCTGGGTCGGGAGCGGATGGCTCGAATCGGCCGCAGAGAACCTCTCTCGACACTACGGTCTCCCGGCCGTCGTGCAGGGGTCTCTCGTCGTCGCCGTCGGGTCGAGTTTCCCCGAGTTGGCGAGCGTCGTCTTCACCGCCCTCGCGGGCGTGTTCGACATGGGCGTGGGTGCTATCGTCGGGTCGGCCATCTTCAACGTCCTCGTCATCCCCGCGCTGGCGGGTATCATGACCGACGACGCCGTCGAGGCGAACCGCACGCTGGTCTACAAGGAAGCCCAGTTCTACATGATAGCCGTCTCCGCGCTCCTCATCACATTCGCGCTCGCGGTCATCTACTTCCCCACCGAGGGGGAGAGCCTGCGCGGGACGATAACGCGCCCGCTCGCCCTCATCCCGGTCCTGCTCTACGGGCTGTACGTCTTCATCCAGTGGCAGGATGTGAGCGACTACGAGAGCGACGACGTGGGCACTGTCGACGTGCGGCGTGAGTGGCTGAAACTCCTCGGCGGCCTCGCCGTCATCCTCGTCGCCGTCGAGCAACTCGTCGGGGCCGTCGAAAGTCTGACCGGGACGTTCGGCATCCCCGTGTTCCTCGCGGGTGCCGTCGTCGTCGCGGCGGCGACCAGCCTCCCCGACACGCTCATCAGCGTCCGCGCGGCCCGGACCGGTAAGAGTGTGACGAGTCTGGGCAACGTCCTCGGCTCGAACACGTTCGACTTGCTGGTCGCCGTCCCCGTCGGCGTCCTCATCGCCGGGAGCGTGGCCGTCGACTTCGCCGTCGCCGCCCCGATGATGGGCGTGTTGACGGTGGCGACCATCCTCCTCTTTACCGTCCTGCGCACCGACCTCTCGATGAGTTCCGCCGAGTCCTACGTGTTGCTCGCCGCCTACGCCGTCTTCGTGGCGTGGGTCGGTGCCGAAGCGGCCGGCCTCACGAGCGTGTTACGCGGGGGCTAG
- a CDS encoding quinone oxidoreductase family protein, translating into MRAVRYHDAGGPDELTLEEIPRPDPGPGDVLVDVRAASVNPVDAKYHEWGVPTMPKTTGSDLAGVVDAVGEDVDAFAEGDRVFATGLHVDRFSGGSFADSAAVPTDLLATLPDGVSFEAGAAVALAGVTAWRAFVDHAGLEPGSTAFVHGGNGGVGHVAVGLADALGATPVATARPEHHDVVRTFGAETVLDYTRDDLLAAAREATGGADAVLDHRPGDYYEFDAEVSAYGGHVVVIAGTEAALSDAGAARSKELALHMMSMSNLAARPDTPNIGPILARLGRLLADGRLDVTVDRTYSLEEAADAHRAVMEESIVGKIVVVP; encoded by the coding sequence ATGCGCGCTGTTCGATACCACGACGCAGGCGGACCGGACGAGTTGACACTCGAAGAGATACCGCGCCCGGACCCCGGCCCCGGCGACGTACTCGTCGACGTCCGCGCGGCGAGCGTCAATCCCGTCGACGCGAAGTACCACGAGTGGGGCGTTCCGACGATGCCCAAGACCACCGGGTCGGACCTCGCGGGCGTCGTCGACGCCGTGGGCGAGGACGTGGACGCCTTCGCCGAGGGCGACCGGGTGTTCGCGACCGGGCTGCACGTCGACCGTTTCTCCGGTGGGTCGTTCGCCGACTCCGCCGCCGTCCCGACGGACCTGCTGGCGACACTACCCGACGGCGTCTCCTTCGAGGCGGGGGCGGCCGTCGCACTGGCCGGCGTCACCGCGTGGCGGGCCTTCGTCGACCACGCCGGCCTCGAACCGGGGAGTACGGCGTTCGTCCACGGCGGCAACGGCGGCGTCGGTCACGTCGCGGTCGGACTGGCCGACGCACTCGGCGCGACGCCCGTCGCCACGGCACGGCCCGAACACCACGACGTGGTTCGGACGTTCGGGGCCGAGACGGTGCTGGACTACACCCGCGACGACTTGCTCGCGGCCGCCCGCGAGGCGACGGGCGGCGCGGACGCGGTCCTCGACCACCGACCCGGCGACTACTACGAGTTCGACGCCGAGGTTTCGGCCTACGGCGGCCACGTCGTCGTCATCGCCGGGACGGAGGCGGCCCTCTCGGACGCGGGGGCGGCGCGCTCGAAGGAACTCGCCCTCCACATGATGAGCATGTCGAACCTCGCGGCCCGGCCCGACACGCCGAACATCGGACCGATTCTCGCCCGACTGGGCCGCCTGCTCGCCGACGGCCGCCTCGACGTGACCGTCGACCGGACGTACTCCCTCGAAGAGGCCGCGGACGCCCACCGTGCGGTGATGGAGGAGAGTATCGTCGGGAAAATCGTCGTCGTCCCGTAG
- a CDS encoding CBS domain-containing protein — translation MDETRVGDLMTSPMLTIGMDDNAADVGHAMREQGIKSVVAIDEDCSPTGIVTSTDFVAMAADDRRPSETPVGEYATTDVVTVDADDPVSGVAARMRENDINHLPVMDDGQVAGILTTTDLTEWFADPPQATGD, via the coding sequence ATGGACGAGACACGGGTGGGCGACCTCATGACGTCGCCGATGCTGACGATTGGGATGGACGACAACGCGGCAGATGTCGGGCACGCGATGCGCGAGCAAGGCATCAAATCCGTCGTCGCCATCGACGAGGACTGTTCGCCCACGGGCATCGTCACCTCGACTGACTTCGTGGCGATGGCCGCCGACGACCGGCGACCGAGCGAGACGCCGGTCGGCGAGTACGCGACGACGGACGTGGTCACCGTCGACGCGGACGACCCGGTGTCCGGTGTCGCCGCCCGGATGCGCGAGAACGACATCAACCACCTCCCCGTCATGGACGACGGACAGGTGGCCGGTATCCTGACGACGACGGACCTCACCGAGTGGTTCGCCGACCCGCCGCAGGCCACGGGCGACTGA
- a CDS encoding pyridoxamine 5'-phosphate oxidase family protein, with the protein MSVPDAVADRIAGVALPANLATSVNDRPHVAPVWYDYADGHLHILTGGQKLDNVRANPRVAAAIEHTDGEHWLVTLRGTATVVADEDRTEAVARRIFETYTGDPEAAAYRTEDGDPEGSLVDVRIGSASLRTF; encoded by the coding sequence ATGAGTGTTCCCGACGCCGTCGCCGACCGCATCGCCGGAGTCGCGCTCCCGGCCAACCTCGCAACCTCGGTCAACGACCGCCCGCACGTCGCGCCGGTCTGGTACGACTACGCCGACGGCCACCTGCACATCCTGACCGGCGGGCAGAAACTCGACAACGTCCGCGCGAACCCGCGCGTCGCCGCCGCTATCGAACACACCGACGGGGAACACTGGCTGGTCACGCTCCGGGGCACGGCTACCGTCGTCGCGGACGAGGACCGAACCGAGGCCGTGGCGCGTCGCATCTTCGAGACGTACACGGGTGACCCCGAAGCCGCGGCGTACCGGACGGAGGACGGCGACCCGGAGGGCAGTCTCGTCGACGTGCGCATCGGGTCGGCTTCGCTCCGGACGTTCTGA
- a CDS encoding 2Fe-2S iron-sulfur cluster-binding protein, whose product MPTVEFAGEEIECDHGAVLRDVLLGADAPVHNGPRALSCHGLGSCGTCAVEIEGDAGVVTTRERLRLSVPPHSPDSALRLACRVRVTDDLTVTKHGGFWGTDTD is encoded by the coding sequence ATGCCAACCGTCGAGTTCGCGGGCGAGGAAATCGAGTGCGACCACGGGGCGGTCCTGCGCGACGTGTTACTCGGAGCCGACGCGCCAGTCCACAACGGCCCCCGCGCGCTGTCCTGCCACGGCCTCGGGAGTTGCGGCACCTGTGCAGTCGAAATCGAGGGCGACGCGGGTGTGGTGACGACCCGCGAACGCCTCCGCCTCTCGGTCCCACCGCACTCGCCCGACAGTGCCCTCCGACTGGCCTGCCGGGTCCGCGTGACGGACGACCTCACCGTGACCAAACACGGTGGTTTCTGGGGAACTGACACCGACTGA
- a CDS encoding enoyl-CoA hydratase/isomerase family protein has product MYEDVQYEVADGIATITIDRPDVLNAFRGETLLELNEALRDAREDDSVYVIVLTGADGAFCAGADVTEMPDWGDQPKEEYAGYLWTVQNVVRQLRETSKPSIAAVPGPAIGAGCDFALACDMRVVGPEGLFREGFVRVGLVPGDGGAWLLPRLIGESAAKKYLLTGRDIDPADAVELGLAVEEAENPLAAATDLAEELLALPATAVRRTNDLVDSERGFEDYCERAIAYQWECVTDPEHHEAVAAFNENRDPEYDRDY; this is encoded by the coding sequence ATGTACGAGGACGTTCAGTACGAGGTCGCAGACGGTATCGCCACTATCACCATCGACCGCCCGGACGTGCTCAACGCCTTCCGGGGCGAGACGCTGTTGGAACTGAACGAGGCACTCCGCGACGCCCGCGAGGACGACTCGGTGTACGTCATCGTCCTGACCGGCGCGGACGGCGCGTTCTGTGCCGGGGCCGACGTGACCGAGATGCCCGACTGGGGCGACCAGCCCAAAGAGGAGTACGCGGGGTATCTCTGGACCGTCCAGAACGTCGTGCGCCAGTTGCGGGAGACGAGCAAGCCCAGCATCGCGGCGGTGCCCGGTCCGGCCATCGGTGCCGGCTGTGACTTCGCGCTGGCCTGTGACATGCGCGTGGTCGGCCCGGAGGGACTGTTCCGCGAGGGGTTCGTCCGCGTCGGCCTCGTCCCCGGCGACGGCGGCGCGTGGTTGCTCCCGCGGCTCATCGGCGAGTCGGCGGCGAAGAAGTACCTGCTCACGGGCCGCGACATCGACCCCGCGGACGCCGTCGAGTTGGGACTCGCCGTCGAGGAGGCCGAGAACCCGCTGGCGGCCGCGACGGACCTCGCCGAGGAACTGCTCGCCCTCCCCGCGACGGCCGTGCGGCGGACGAACGACCTCGTGGACTCCGAGCGCGGCTTCGAGGACTACTGCGAGCGCGCCATCGCCTACCAGTGGGAGTGTGTCACCGACCCCGAACACCACGAGGCCGTCGCCGCGTTCAACGAGAACCGGGACCCCGAGTACGACCGCGACTACTGA
- a CDS encoding outer membrane protein assembly factor BamB family protein — translation MPSRRQALRLAGAGLTTALAGCAARPPRAAHEFEPLADTALDTEAFAQFQGGLRNHGYVEATVPDAVTVDWSLPVNRGDHTAAKSTPVATPDGDVLVAADTGDLRRVTPDGEVVWRSSVDPTTRGIHGTPAVANGSAYVGAYDGALYAFDLETGRRQWRAELGDAIGSSPVYYNGYCYIAVEYYDPSGSVAAVDARTGDVAWYDGRPTNHPHSTIGIDREAGRLVVGANDGVCYGWTFPEMERAWTFETDGEIKGPVALTDGLAVFGSWDDTVYAVALDDGREVWTFEPGSDVMTGPAIAPDGTVYVGSHDSRIYALDGTNGEERWQFDTDGYVIGSLTATPDTVLAGSWDGTMYAVDADTGRARWLANGHGHATSAVLVREDALYYAERATEDRPGNCYRLVPA, via the coding sequence ATGCCCTCGCGCCGACAGGCACTCCGACTCGCCGGTGCCGGTCTCACGACGGCCCTCGCGGGGTGTGCCGCCCGCCCGCCGCGGGCCGCACACGAGTTCGAACCGCTCGCGGACACCGCACTCGACACCGAGGCATTCGCACAGTTTCAGGGCGGCCTCCGCAACCACGGGTACGTCGAGGCGACCGTTCCCGACGCGGTGACGGTGGACTGGTCGCTTCCGGTCAACCGCGGCGACCACACCGCCGCTAAGTCCACGCCCGTCGCCACGCCCGACGGCGACGTTCTCGTCGCGGCCGACACCGGTGACCTCCGGCGCGTGACGCCCGACGGCGAGGTGGTCTGGAGGAGTTCGGTCGACCCGACGACCCGCGGCATCCACGGCACGCCCGCCGTCGCCAACGGGAGTGCCTACGTGGGTGCCTACGACGGCGCGCTGTACGCCTTCGACCTCGAAACCGGCCGACGGCAGTGGCGCGCAGAACTAGGCGACGCCATCGGGTCCAGCCCCGTCTACTACAACGGGTACTGCTACATCGCCGTCGAGTACTACGACCCCAGCGGGAGCGTCGCGGCCGTCGACGCCCGGACCGGCGACGTGGCGTGGTACGACGGCCGTCCGACCAACCACCCCCACTCGACCATCGGCATCGACCGCGAGGCGGGCCGTCTCGTCGTCGGGGCCAACGACGGCGTCTGCTACGGATGGACCTTCCCCGAGATGGAACGGGCGTGGACGTTCGAGACGGACGGCGAAATCAAGGGACCGGTCGCCCTCACCGACGGCCTCGCCGTCTTCGGGTCGTGGGACGACACGGTGTACGCGGTGGCCCTCGACGACGGGCGCGAGGTGTGGACCTTCGAACCCGGGTCGGACGTGATGACCGGGCCGGCTATCGCCCCCGACGGCACCGTCTACGTCGGGAGCCACGACAGCCGAATATATGCCCTCGACGGCACGAACGGCGAGGAGCGGTGGCAGTTCGACACGGACGGGTACGTCATCGGGTCGCTCACGGCGACGCCGGATACCGTCCTCGCGGGGTCGTGGGACGGCACGATGTACGCCGTCGACGCCGACACCGGTCGGGCACGGTGGCTGGCGAACGGGCACGGCCACGCCACGAGTGCAGTGCTGGTCCGCGAGGACGCGCTCTACTACGCCGAACGCGCCACCGAGGACCGACCGGGCAACTGCTACCGGCTGGTCCCGGCCTGA